In Zingiber officinale cultivar Zhangliang chromosome 1A, Zo_v1.1, whole genome shotgun sequence, a genomic segment contains:
- the LOC122030630 gene encoding protein TPR3-like gives MSSLSRELVFLILQFLDEEKFKETVHKLEQESGFYFNMKYFEDEVHNGNWDSVEKYLSGFTKVDDNRYSMKIFFEIRKQKYLEALDKHDRPKAVEILVKDLKVFASFNEELFKEITQLLTLENFRENEQLSKYGDTKSARTIMLVELKKLIEANPLFRDKLQFPNLKNSRLRTLINQSLNWQHQLCKNPRPNPDIKTLFVDHSCGQPNGALAPSPVNNPLLGVMPKAGTFPPLGAHGPFQPAPTPVPTPLVGWMSSPSAVTHSAVTGAPIGLNAPTNPVAILKHPRTPPTANPSIEYASADSEHVSKRIRPLGISEEVNLPVNILPVSYPQNHNQAAFSLEDLPKTVVRTLIQGSNPMSMDFHPVQQTILLVGTNVGDIALWDVGTRERLILRNFKVWELGTCSMSLQASLVKDPAVSVNRIIWSPDGALFGVAYSRHIVQIYYYHGGDDIRQHLEIDAHVGGVNDIAFAHPNKQLSIITCGDDKTIRVWDATSGTKQHTFEGHEAPVYSVCPHHKENIQFIFSTALDGKIKAWLYDNLGSRVDYDAPGHWCTTMAYSADGSRLFSCGTSKEGETFIVEWNESEGAVKRTYQGFRKRSLGVVQFDTTRNKFLVAGDEFLIKFWDMDNINLLTTVDADGGLPASPRIRFNKEGTLLAVSTHDNGIKILVNGDGLRLLRTLENRSFDASRAVSEIATKPVISPLTAASVATSSGITERTAPPITIAAGMNGEGRNMVDVKPRIADESMDKSKVWKLTEVNEPAQCRSLRLPDSLRTSKISRLIYSNSGVAILALASSAIHLLWKWPRNERHSSGKATTVVAPQLWQPPSGILMTNEITDTNPEEAVHCFALSKNDSYVMSASGGKISLFNMMTFKTMTTFMSPPPAATFLAFHPQDNNIIAIGMEDSTIQIYNVRVDEVKSKLRGHSKRITGLAFSNVLNVLVSSGADAQLCVFGTDGWEKQRSRFLQIPAGRAPAAIADTRVQFHQDQIHFLAVHETQIALYETTKLECVKQWSPREGSAPISHATFSCDSQLIYASFLDATICIFLAANFTLHCRVLPAAYLVGNVSATVYPLVVAAHPSEPNQFALGMTDGGVYVLEPLESEGKWGVSPPTENGSASSLSITPPAGASNPDQPQR, from the exons ATGTCATCACTTAGTAGAGAGCTGGTGTTTCTGATCCTCCAGTTCCTCGATGAGGAGAAGTTCAAGGAGACAGTTCACAA GCTTGAGCAGGAGTCTGGCTTCTATTTTAATATGAAATATTTTGAGGATGAGGTGCACAATGGGAATTGGGACAGTGTTGAAAAGTATCTCTCTGGCTTTACTAAGGTCGATGACAACCGGTACTCCATGAAGATATTCTTTGAAATACGGAAGCAGAAGTATCTTGAAGCATTGGACAA GCATGACCGTCCTAAGGCAGTTGAAATCCTTGTGAAGGATTTGAAGGTCTTTGCCTCATTTAATGAGGAACTATTTAAGGAAATTACTCAACTTTTAACTTTGGAGAACTTCAG GGAAAATGAACAACTATCAAAGTATGGGGATACCAAATCAGCACGGACAATTATGCTTGTTGAACTCAAAAAGCTGATTGAAGCAAACCCCTTATTCCGAGATAAATTGCAGTTTCCAAACCTAAAGAACTCTAGGTTGCGCACCTTAATTAACCAGAG TTTAAACTGGCAGCATCAGCTTTGCAAAAACCCTAGGCCAAATCCAGATATCAAAACTCTTTTTGTTGATCATTCATGTGGACAACCAAATGGTGCACTTGCTCCATCACCAGTAAACAATCCACTGCTGGGGGTCATGCCCAAAGCAGGAACTTTTCCTCCATTGGGCGCCCATGGG CCTTTTCAGCCTGCTCCAACACCAGTTCCAACACCCCTTGTTGGTTGGATGTCTAGTCCTTCAGCTGTAACCCATTCGGCGGTCACTGGTGCACCTATTGGGCTCAATGCACCTACAAATCCTG TTGCAATTCTAAAGCACCCAAGGACTCCTCCAACAGCCAACCCTTCTATCGAATATGCATCTGCTGATTCTGAGCATGTATCTAAAAGAATAAGGCCCCTAGGAATATCCGAAGAG GTTAATCTGCCTGTCAATATATTGCCAGTTTCCTATCCTCAGAACCATAACCAGGCTGCATTTTCCCTGGAGGACTTACCAAAAACAGTTGTGCGGACACTAATCCAAGGATCAAACCCTATGAGCATGGATTTTCATCCAGTCCAACAGACTATTCTTCTTG TTGGTACAAATGTTGGTGATATTGCATTATGGGATGTTGGCACCCGGGAGAGATTAATTCTGAGGAATTTCaaggtttgggagcttggaaCTTGCTCCATGTCCCTGCAG GCTTCTTTGGTAAAGGATCCTGCTGTATCAGTTAATCGCATAATATGGAGCCCAGATGGGGCCTTGTTTG GTGTTGCTTATTCAAGGCACATTGTCCAAATATATTATTATCATGGTGGTGATGATATCAGACAACACTTGGAG ATTGACGCTCATGTTGGCGGTGTCAACGATATTGCATTTGCTCATCCTAATAAGCAGCTTTCTATAATCACCTGTGGGGATGACAAGACAATTAGG GTGTGGGATGCAACTAGTGGCACTAAACAACATACTTTTGAAGGCCATGAAGCACCCGTGTACTCTGTATGCCCACATCACAAGGAGAACATTCAG TTCATATTTTCAACTGCATTAGATGGAAAAATAAAGGCATGGTTGTATGACAATCTAGGATCCAGGGTAGATTATGATGCACCAGGGCACTGGTGCACAACAATGGCTTATAGTGCTGATGGTTCAAG aCTCTTCTCATGTGGAACCAGTAAAGAAGGGGAGACATTCATTGTGGAGTGGAATGAAAGTGAAGGAGCCGTAAAGAGGACATATCAAGGTTTCAGAAAACGTTCACTAGGAGTAGTGCAATTTGATACCACAAGGAATAAGTTTTTGGTTGCTGGTGATGAATTTTTGATCAAGTTTTGGGATATGGATAATATCAATCTATTAACAACTGTTGACGCTGATGGTGGCCTACCA GCAAGTCCAAGGATTAGATTCAACAAGGAAGGAACACTATTGGCTGTTTCTACGCATGATAATGGAATTAAAATTTTGGTAAATGGTGATGGACTTCGTCTATTGCGCACACTTGAAAATCGTTCTTTTGATGCTTCTAGGGCTGTTTCAGAGATTGCAACAAAG CCTGTAATAAGCCCACTAACTGCTGCTTCTGTTGCAACATCTTCTGGAATAACTGAGAGAACTGCTCCACCTATCACAATAGCTGCTGGAATG AATGGAGAAGGCAGAAACATGGTAGATGTCAAACCTAGAATTGCTGATGAATCAATGGACAAATCAAAAGTCTGGAAGCTTACCGAAGTCAATGAACCAGCTCAATGTCGATCTTTAAGGCTCCCAGATAGTCTTAGAACAAGCAAG ATTTCGAGACTGATCTACTCCAATTCTGGTGTTGCCATCTTGGCTTTAGCATCAAGTGCAATTCACCTACTCTGGAAGTGGCCTCGTAATGAACGTCATTCAAGCGGAAAG GCAACAACAGTTGTTGCTCCCCAGTTGTGGCAACCACCAAGTGGCATATTGATGACTAACGAGATAACTGACACAAATCCTGAAGAAGCAGTCCACTGCTTTGCACTTTCGAAGAATGACTCTTATGTTATGTCTGCATCAGGAGGGAAAATATCCTTATTCAACATGATGACATTTAAG ACTATGACGACGTTCATGTCACCTCCACCTGCAGCAACTTTTCTTGCATTTCATCCTCAAGACAATAATATAATTGCTATAGGAATGGAAGACTCCACTATTCAGATATATAATGTCCGAGTTGACGAG GTCAAGAGCAAACTTAGAGGCCACTCTAAGAGAATTACTGGTCTTGCCTTCTCCAATGTTTTGAACGTGCTGGTCTCATCTGGAGCTGATGCTCAG CTTTGTGTGTTTGGAACTGATGGGTGGGAGAAACAGCGAAGCAGATTTCTGCAAATTCCTGCTGGGCGTGCTCCTGCTGCCATTGCAGATACACGAGTTCAGTTCCATCAAGATCAAATACACTTCCTAGCTGTGCATGAAACTCAGATTGCTTTGTACGAAACTACTAAATTAGAATGTGTGAAGCAG TGGTCACCTCGCGAGGGTTCTGCCCCCATTTCACATGCGACATTCTCTTGTGACAGTCAGTTGATATATGCCAGTTTCTTAGATGCAACCATATGCATATTTCTTGCTGCCAATTTCACTCTACATTGTCGTGTCCTACCAGCTGCTTATCTAGTTGGCAATGTCAG CGCTACTGTATATCCACTTGTGGTTGCTGCACATCCATCAGAACCAAATCAATTTGCCTTGGGCATGACGGACGGCGGTGTCTATGTATTAGAGCCGCTAGAGTCGGAAGGAAAATGGGGCGTTAGTCCACCCACCGAGAATGGTTCAGCAAGCAGTTTGTCCATCACGCCCCCAGCTGGAGCCTCTAATCCCGATCAACCCCAGAGGTGA